The Herpetosiphon gulosus sequence TGATTTTCACGCGGCCTTAGGGCAATTCTTGAATTATCAGTTGGCCTTGGAACAGACTGATCCGACCCGCCAGTTGTATTTGGCCGTGCCGCTCGATGCCTATCTGACCTTTTTTCAACTCCCCTTTGCCCAAATCGCCCGTGACCGCTACGCGGTGCGGCTCTTGATTTATGACCCTGGTCAACCGGAGGCGCTAACATGGACTCCACACCCACCTATCGGATGATTCTCCAAGCGGTATTAACCGACTATCATACCCGCACCAAGGATGCCGACTCCACGCTGGAGCGGCAACTCATTCTTGATCCGGTGCATGATCATTACATGCTGATGGCGGTCGGCTGGCAGGGGCCACGCCGGATTGCCCATTGTCTGATTCACTGCGATCTCA is a genomic window containing:
- a CDS encoding element excision factor XisH family protein, translated to MAARDLFHSLVRSALETHGWTITHDPYVLTVGGVDFAIDLGAEHLMAAKRDGVQIAVEIKSFLGPSLVTDFHAALGQFLNYQLALEQTDPTRQLYLAVPLDAYLTFFQLPFAQIARDRYAVRLLIYDPGQPEALTWTPHPPIG
- a CDS encoding XisI protein, with translation MDSTPTYRMILQAVLTDYHTRTKDADSTLERQLILDPVHDHYMLMAVGWQGPRRIAHCLIHCDLKDGQVWIQTDSTEPGIAEQLVEQGIPKSAIVLAFLAPYKRPYSGFGVEHAA